One Capsicum annuum cultivar UCD-10X-F1 chromosome 2, UCD10Xv1.1, whole genome shotgun sequence genomic window carries:
- the LOC107860045 gene encoding uncharacterized protein LOC107860045 isoform X5 — MESSSSFITPEDVMGTLMNDGTIDSMRLKIITQLKANEELKNTTIKMVEQSRVLNTPGAEKQTKRELFDALRQELETSVLEKASKSVWELILDNNGIGKEISETVEQVFCRLSGREAPLFVSDFRPQPEKGKEQKGREKEERRETGKDSSESAAKKRKMNTEEEFDEAVCKSSDKSTSSDDSAQQLATFKQITFASI; from the exons ATGGAATCATCTTCGTCTTTCATAACGCCTGAAGATGTAATGGGAACACTGATGAACGATGGAACTATTGATTCCATGAGGTTGAAGATCATTACTCAGCTCAAAGCTAAT GAAGAGCTGAAAAATACCACCATAAAGATGGTTGAGCAAAGCAGAGTTCTGAACACCCCTGGTGCTGAAAAGCAGACCAAACGGGAGCTCTTTGATGCACTGCGGCAAGAACTTGA GACTTCAGTGCTCGAGAAAGCCTCTAAATCAGTTTGGGAGCTTATTTTGGATAACAATGGGATAGGGAAGGAAATAAGTGAAACTGTTGAACAAGTATTCTGTCGGTTGAGTGGAAGAGAAGCACCATTATTTGTGTCGGATTTTCGACCTCAACCAGAGAAAGGGAAAGAGCAAAAAGGCAGGGAGAAAGAGGAAAGAAGGGAAACTGGGAAAGATAGTTCTGAATCTGCAGCAAAGAAGAGAAAGATGAATACAGAAGAGGAGTTTGACGAAGCAGTCTGCAAATCTAGTGACAAATCAACCTCATCAGATGATTCAG CTCAGCAGTTAGCAACCTTCAAGCAGATTACATTTGCAAGTATTTAG
- the LOC107860045 gene encoding uncharacterized protein LOC107860045 isoform X8, producing MGTLMNDGTIDSMRLKIITQLKANEELKNTTIKMVEQSRVLNTPGAEKQTKRELFDALRQELETSVLEKASKSVWELILDNNGIGKEISETVEQVFCRLSGREAPLFVSDFRPQPEKGKEQKGREKEERRETGKDSSESAAKKRKMNTEEEFDEAVCKSSDKSTSSDDSASRSYNLHSSTVKEGKIKSRGVT from the exons ATGGGAACACTGATGAACGATGGAACTATTGATTCCATGAGGTTGAAGATCATTACTCAGCTCAAAGCTAAT GAAGAGCTGAAAAATACCACCATAAAGATGGTTGAGCAAAGCAGAGTTCTGAACACCCCTGGTGCTGAAAAGCAGACCAAACGGGAGCTCTTTGATGCACTGCGGCAAGAACTTGA GACTTCAGTGCTCGAGAAAGCCTCTAAATCAGTTTGGGAGCTTATTTTGGATAACAATGGGATAGGGAAGGAAATAAGTGAAACTGTTGAACAAGTATTCTGTCGGTTGAGTGGAAGAGAAGCACCATTATTTGTGTCGGATTTTCGACCTCAACCAGAGAAAGGGAAAGAGCAAAAAGGCAGGGAGAAAGAGGAAAGAAGGGAAACTGGGAAAGATAGTTCTGAATCTGCAGCAAAGAAGAGAAAGATGAATACAGAAGAGGAGTTTGACGAAGCAGTCTGCAAATCTAGTGACAAATCAACCTCATCAGATGATTCAG CAAGTAGAAGTTACAACCTCCACAGTAGTACagtaaaagaagggaaaattaaAAGCCGGGGGGTTACTTAG
- the LOC107860045 gene encoding uncharacterized protein LOC107860045 isoform X4, which translates to MESSSSFITPEDVMGTLMNDGTIDSMRLKIITQLKANEELKNTTIKMVEQSRVLNTPGAEKQTKRELFDALRQELETSVLEKASKSVWELILDNNGIGKEISETVEQVFCRLSGREAPLFVSDFRPQPEKGKEQKGREKEERRETGKDSSESAAKKRKMNTEEEFDEAVCKSSDKSTSSDDSASRSYNLHSSTVKEGKIKSRGVT; encoded by the exons ATGGAATCATCTTCGTCTTTCATAACGCCTGAAGATGTAATGGGAACACTGATGAACGATGGAACTATTGATTCCATGAGGTTGAAGATCATTACTCAGCTCAAAGCTAAT GAAGAGCTGAAAAATACCACCATAAAGATGGTTGAGCAAAGCAGAGTTCTGAACACCCCTGGTGCTGAAAAGCAGACCAAACGGGAGCTCTTTGATGCACTGCGGCAAGAACTTGA GACTTCAGTGCTCGAGAAAGCCTCTAAATCAGTTTGGGAGCTTATTTTGGATAACAATGGGATAGGGAAGGAAATAAGTGAAACTGTTGAACAAGTATTCTGTCGGTTGAGTGGAAGAGAAGCACCATTATTTGTGTCGGATTTTCGACCTCAACCAGAGAAAGGGAAAGAGCAAAAAGGCAGGGAGAAAGAGGAAAGAAGGGAAACTGGGAAAGATAGTTCTGAATCTGCAGCAAAGAAGAGAAAGATGAATACAGAAGAGGAGTTTGACGAAGCAGTCTGCAAATCTAGTGACAAATCAACCTCATCAGATGATTCAG CAAGTAGAAGTTACAACCTCCACAGTAGTACagtaaaagaagggaaaattaaAAGCCGGGGGGTTACTTAG
- the LOC107860045 gene encoding uncharacterized protein LOC107860045 isoform X1: protein MESSSSFITPEDVMGTLMNDGTIDSMRLKIITQLKANEELKNTTIKMVEQSRVLNTPGAEKQTKRELFDALRQELETSVLEKASKSVWELILDNNGIGKEISETVEQVFCRLSGREAPLFVSDFRPQPEKGKEQKGREKEERRETGKDSSESAAKKRKMNTEEEFDEAVCKSSDKSTSSDDSGIDVLCRMLFFIVVAETKLVLIASRSYNLHSSTVKEGKIKSRGVT from the exons ATGGAATCATCTTCGTCTTTCATAACGCCTGAAGATGTAATGGGAACACTGATGAACGATGGAACTATTGATTCCATGAGGTTGAAGATCATTACTCAGCTCAAAGCTAAT GAAGAGCTGAAAAATACCACCATAAAGATGGTTGAGCAAAGCAGAGTTCTGAACACCCCTGGTGCTGAAAAGCAGACCAAACGGGAGCTCTTTGATGCACTGCGGCAAGAACTTGA GACTTCAGTGCTCGAGAAAGCCTCTAAATCAGTTTGGGAGCTTATTTTGGATAACAATGGGATAGGGAAGGAAATAAGTGAAACTGTTGAACAAGTATTCTGTCGGTTGAGTGGAAGAGAAGCACCATTATTTGTGTCGGATTTTCGACCTCAACCAGAGAAAGGGAAAGAGCAAAAAGGCAGGGAGAAAGAGGAAAGAAGGGAAACTGGGAAAGATAGTTCTGAATCTGCAGCAAAGAAGAGAAAGATGAATACAGAAGAGGAGTTTGACGAAGCAGTCTGCAAATCTAGTGACAAATCAACCTCATCAGATGATTCAG GCATAGATGTGTTGTGCAGGATGTTatttttcattgttgttgctgaaaCGAAGCTTGTATTGATAGCAAGTAGAAGTTACAACCTCCACAGTAGTACagtaaaagaagggaaaattaaAAGCCGGGGGGTTACTTAG
- the LOC107860045 gene encoding uncharacterized protein LOC107860045 isoform X2 produces the protein MGTLMNDGTIDSMRLKIITQLKANEELKNTTIKMVEQSRVLNTPGAEKQTKRELFDALRQELETSVLEKASKSVWELILDNNGIGKEISETVEQVFCRLSGREAPLFVSDFRPQPEKGKEQKGREKEERRETGKDSSESAAKKRKMNTEEEFDEAVCKSSDKSTSSDDSGIDVLCRMLFFIVVAETKLVLIASRSYNLHSSTVKEGKIKSRGVT, from the exons ATGGGAACACTGATGAACGATGGAACTATTGATTCCATGAGGTTGAAGATCATTACTCAGCTCAAAGCTAAT GAAGAGCTGAAAAATACCACCATAAAGATGGTTGAGCAAAGCAGAGTTCTGAACACCCCTGGTGCTGAAAAGCAGACCAAACGGGAGCTCTTTGATGCACTGCGGCAAGAACTTGA GACTTCAGTGCTCGAGAAAGCCTCTAAATCAGTTTGGGAGCTTATTTTGGATAACAATGGGATAGGGAAGGAAATAAGTGAAACTGTTGAACAAGTATTCTGTCGGTTGAGTGGAAGAGAAGCACCATTATTTGTGTCGGATTTTCGACCTCAACCAGAGAAAGGGAAAGAGCAAAAAGGCAGGGAGAAAGAGGAAAGAAGGGAAACTGGGAAAGATAGTTCTGAATCTGCAGCAAAGAAGAGAAAGATGAATACAGAAGAGGAGTTTGACGAAGCAGTCTGCAAATCTAGTGACAAATCAACCTCATCAGATGATTCAG GCATAGATGTGTTGTGCAGGATGTTatttttcattgttgttgctgaaaCGAAGCTTGTATTGATAGCAAGTAGAAGTTACAACCTCCACAGTAGTACagtaaaagaagggaaaattaaAAGCCGGGGGGTTACTTAG
- the LOC107860045 gene encoding uncharacterized protein LOC107860045 isoform X6 — MESSSSFITPEDVMGTLMNDGTIDSMRLKIITQLKANEELKNTTIKMVEQSRVLNTPGAEKQTKRELFDALRQELETSVLEKASKSVWELILDNNGIGKEISETVEQVFCRLSGREAPLFVSDFRPQPEKGKEQKGREKEERRETGKDSSESAAKKRKMNTEEEFDEAVCKSSDKSTSSDDSGCYFSLLLLKRSLY, encoded by the exons ATGGAATCATCTTCGTCTTTCATAACGCCTGAAGATGTAATGGGAACACTGATGAACGATGGAACTATTGATTCCATGAGGTTGAAGATCATTACTCAGCTCAAAGCTAAT GAAGAGCTGAAAAATACCACCATAAAGATGGTTGAGCAAAGCAGAGTTCTGAACACCCCTGGTGCTGAAAAGCAGACCAAACGGGAGCTCTTTGATGCACTGCGGCAAGAACTTGA GACTTCAGTGCTCGAGAAAGCCTCTAAATCAGTTTGGGAGCTTATTTTGGATAACAATGGGATAGGGAAGGAAATAAGTGAAACTGTTGAACAAGTATTCTGTCGGTTGAGTGGAAGAGAAGCACCATTATTTGTGTCGGATTTTCGACCTCAACCAGAGAAAGGGAAAGAGCAAAAAGGCAGGGAGAAAGAGGAAAGAAGGGAAACTGGGAAAGATAGTTCTGAATCTGCAGCAAAGAAGAGAAAGATGAATACAGAAGAGGAGTTTGACGAAGCAGTCTGCAAATCTAGTGACAAATCAACCTCATCAGATGATTCAG GATGTTatttttcattgttgttgctgaaaCGAAGCTTGTATTGA
- the LOC107860045 gene encoding uncharacterized protein LOC107860045 isoform X3 has protein sequence MESSSSFITPEDVMGTLMNDGTIDSMRLKIITQLKANEELKNTTIKMVEQSRVLNTPGAEKQTKRELFDALRQELETSVLEKASKSVWELILDNNGIGKEISETVEQVFCRLSGREAPLFVSDFRPQPEKGKEQKGREKEERRETGKDSSESAAKKRKMNTEEEFDEAVCKSSDKSTSSDDSEERRKKEKLGQVRGLGLQPIVKLILIQPILA, from the exons ATGGAATCATCTTCGTCTTTCATAACGCCTGAAGATGTAATGGGAACACTGATGAACGATGGAACTATTGATTCCATGAGGTTGAAGATCATTACTCAGCTCAAAGCTAAT GAAGAGCTGAAAAATACCACCATAAAGATGGTTGAGCAAAGCAGAGTTCTGAACACCCCTGGTGCTGAAAAGCAGACCAAACGGGAGCTCTTTGATGCACTGCGGCAAGAACTTGA GACTTCAGTGCTCGAGAAAGCCTCTAAATCAGTTTGGGAGCTTATTTTGGATAACAATGGGATAGGGAAGGAAATAAGTGAAACTGTTGAACAAGTATTCTGTCGGTTGAGTGGAAGAGAAGCACCATTATTTGTGTCGGATTTTCGACCTCAACCAGAGAAAGGGAAAGAGCAAAAAGGCAGGGAGAAAGAGGAAAGAAGGGAAACTGGGAAAGATAGTTCTGAATCTGCAGCAAAGAAGAGAAAGATGAATACAGAAGAGGAGTTTGACGAAGCAGTCTGCAAATCTAGTGACAAATCAACCTCATCAGATGATTCAG aagaaagaagaaaaaaagaaaagttgggTCAAGTTAGGGGGCTTGGACTACAACCCATTGTTAAACTCATCTTGATCCAGCCCATCTTAGCCTAA
- the LOC107860045 gene encoding uncharacterized protein LOC107860045 isoform X7: MESSSSFITPEDVMGTLMNDGTIDSMRLKIITQLKANEELKNTTIKMVEQSRVLNTPGAEKQTKRELFDALRQELETSVLEKASKSVWELILDNNGIGKEISETVEQVFCRLSGREAPLFVSDFRPQPEKGKEQKGREKEERRETGKDSSESAAKKRKMNTEEEFDEAVCKSSDKSTSSDDSGKMPPPSVRSQ; encoded by the exons ATGGAATCATCTTCGTCTTTCATAACGCCTGAAGATGTAATGGGAACACTGATGAACGATGGAACTATTGATTCCATGAGGTTGAAGATCATTACTCAGCTCAAAGCTAAT GAAGAGCTGAAAAATACCACCATAAAGATGGTTGAGCAAAGCAGAGTTCTGAACACCCCTGGTGCTGAAAAGCAGACCAAACGGGAGCTCTTTGATGCACTGCGGCAAGAACTTGA GACTTCAGTGCTCGAGAAAGCCTCTAAATCAGTTTGGGAGCTTATTTTGGATAACAATGGGATAGGGAAGGAAATAAGTGAAACTGTTGAACAAGTATTCTGTCGGTTGAGTGGAAGAGAAGCACCATTATTTGTGTCGGATTTTCGACCTCAACCAGAGAAAGGGAAAGAGCAAAAAGGCAGGGAGAAAGAGGAAAGAAGGGAAACTGGGAAAGATAGTTCTGAATCTGCAGCAAAGAAGAGAAAGATGAATACAGAAGAGGAGTTTGACGAAGCAGTCTGCAAATCTAGTGACAAATCAACCTCATCAGATGATTCAGGTAAAATGCCGCCACCAAGTGTTAGAAGCCAATGA
- the LOC107860047 gene encoding putative Peroxidase 48 isoform X2 gives MNSKNGAFISVFSFLVFLPVMVQAVTVLPGCDASVLLVGMNGTVERDAIPNKTLKGFDFIDMIKDEIEEACPGVVSCSDILVLATRDGIVLAGGPYYPVLTGRRDNNESFFDMANAEIPRPNGNISETLRLFSLRGFDERETVTLLGGHNIGRIGCEFIRPRLSNFTGTGLPDPTISPDFLEELKRKCPQDNNIINNMLNEHTTRGLSEFAISSAAFFDNHYYKTLMRGKGLLFSDQQLMANEKTAAAVTDYSYDDGTIFRTEFAHAMGKLSSIGVLTGSAGEVRHSCSHINSNH, from the exons ATGAATAGCAAGAACGGGGCTTTCATATCGGTTTTCTCATTCTTGGTTTTCTTACCTGTGATGGTGCAAGCAGTGACTGTACTTCCC GGTTGTGATGCATCTGTTTTGCTAGTTGGCATGAATGGAACTGTTGAACGTGACGCTATCCCGAATAAGACACTGAAAGGCTTCGATTTCATTGACATGATAAAGGATGAAATTGAAGAGGCATGCCCTGGGGTTGTCTCTTGTTCTGATATCCTCGTCCTTGCTACAAGAGATGGCATCGTTCTG GCTGGTGGACCGTATTATCCCGTGCTTACAGGCCGAAGGGACAACAATGAGTCATTCTTTGATATGGCCAATGCTGAAATTCCACGACCAAATGGGAATATCAGTGAAACTCTCAGGCTATTTTCACTCAGAGGATTTGATGAGAGGGAAACAGTAACCCTCCTTG GAGGACATAACATTGGGAGGATTGGTTGTGAATTTATTCGGCCAAGGCTCAGTAATTTCACGGGGACAGGTTTACCTGATCCAACAATTTCCCCCGACTTTCTTGAAGAGTTGAAGCGGAAGTGTCCACAGgataacaacatcatcaacaatatgCTCAATGAACATACAACTAGGGGCTTGAGTGAGTTTGCTATATCCAGTGCGGCTTTCTTTGATAATCACTACTACAAGACTTTGATGAGAGGAAAAGGGCTGCTGTTTTCGGATCAACAGTTGATGGCTAATGAAAAGACTGCTGCAGCAGTGACAGATTACTCTTATGACGATGGGACTATATTTAGGACAGAGTTTGCTCATGCCATGGGTAAACTGTCAAGTATTGGTGTTCTTACTGGATCCGCAGGAGAGGTTCGACATAGTTGCTCCCATATCAATTCTAATCACTGA
- the LOC107860047 gene encoding putative Peroxidase 48 isoform X1 — protein sequence MNSKNGAFISVFSFLVFLPVMVQAVTVLPVSIPSLRYGYYDEKCDSVEDIVWSKMKKIVQLQHNAPAQLLRLMFHDCFIGGCDASVLLVGMNGTVERDAIPNKTLKGFDFIDMIKDEIEEACPGVVSCSDILVLATRDGIVLAGGPYYPVLTGRRDNNESFFDMANAEIPRPNGNISETLRLFSLRGFDERETVTLLGGHNIGRIGCEFIRPRLSNFTGTGLPDPTISPDFLEELKRKCPQDNNIINNMLNEHTTRGLSEFAISSAAFFDNHYYKTLMRGKGLLFSDQQLMANEKTAAAVTDYSYDDGTIFRTEFAHAMGKLSSIGVLTGSAGEVRHSCSHINSNH from the exons ATGAATAGCAAGAACGGGGCTTTCATATCGGTTTTCTCATTCTTGGTTTTCTTACCTGTGATGGTGCAAGCAGTGACTGTACTTCCCGTAAGTATCCCGTCTCTCAGATATGGTTATTATGATGAGAAATGTGACAGTGTGGAGGACATTGTGTGgtcaaagatgaagaaaattgtCCAGCTACAACACAATGCCCCTGCACAACTCTTACGACTTATGTTCCATGACTGTTTCATtggg GGTTGTGATGCATCTGTTTTGCTAGTTGGCATGAATGGAACTGTTGAACGTGACGCTATCCCGAATAAGACACTGAAAGGCTTCGATTTCATTGACATGATAAAGGATGAAATTGAAGAGGCATGCCCTGGGGTTGTCTCTTGTTCTGATATCCTCGTCCTTGCTACAAGAGATGGCATCGTTCTG GCTGGTGGACCGTATTATCCCGTGCTTACAGGCCGAAGGGACAACAATGAGTCATTCTTTGATATGGCCAATGCTGAAATTCCACGACCAAATGGGAATATCAGTGAAACTCTCAGGCTATTTTCACTCAGAGGATTTGATGAGAGGGAAACAGTAACCCTCCTTG GAGGACATAACATTGGGAGGATTGGTTGTGAATTTATTCGGCCAAGGCTCAGTAATTTCACGGGGACAGGTTTACCTGATCCAACAATTTCCCCCGACTTTCTTGAAGAGTTGAAGCGGAAGTGTCCACAGgataacaacatcatcaacaatatgCTCAATGAACATACAACTAGGGGCTTGAGTGAGTTTGCTATATCCAGTGCGGCTTTCTTTGATAATCACTACTACAAGACTTTGATGAGAGGAAAAGGGCTGCTGTTTTCGGATCAACAGTTGATGGCTAATGAAAAGACTGCTGCAGCAGTGACAGATTACTCTTATGACGATGGGACTATATTTAGGACAGAGTTTGCTCATGCCATGGGTAAACTGTCAAGTATTGGTGTTCTTACTGGATCCGCAGGAGAGGTTCGACATAGTTGCTCCCATATCAATTCTAATCACTGA
- the LOC107861339 gene encoding uncharacterized protein LOC107861339, whose protein sequence is MASSVMSTATVATGANAAQASMVAPFNGLKYDHQLTRRSTKLFHTSLICPTSNCSRKLSTFCKRDGFLAWNSRLSTDLCTVSTASHLDTTMAGTGLCGSCPCSGALMLPRS, encoded by the exons ATGGCTTCTTCAGTTATGTCCACAGCAACTGTTGCCACTGGCGCCAATGCTGCACAAGCCAGCATGGTTGCACCCTTCAATGGCCTCAA GTATGACCACCAATTAACAAGAAGAAGTACGAAACTCTTTCATACCTCCCTGATTTGTCCAACGAGCAATTGCTCAAGGAAATTGAGTACCTTTTGCAAAAGGGATGGGTTCCTTGCTTGGAATTCGAGACTGAG CACGGATTTGTGTACCGTGAGCACCGCAAGTCACCTGGATACTACGATGGCAGGTACTGGACTATGTGGAAGTTGCCCATGTTCGGGTGCACTGATGCTACCCAGGTCTTGA